In the Pseudomonas sp. ADAK2 genome, one interval contains:
- the mksB gene encoding Mks condensin complex protein MksB codes for MIEPKRVLRALAEHWALLEPLCEHFDQGTLSLNELRSQLAAQQLDSTPQDITSLLDVWIRLDILVPVAKSPNRFELNAQIHDFLAYLRREHRLGLCLEIEAYLRHLERLAGYIQDAFDIRDGHDLARQLRLLDMRVRDVLKKLANDEQALVAVAERAKTSDRQIPLRQRYAEVLATWDEYVEPMIQLVNADGAFEQGVRKVENVLLKMLTEQQRLGHLVDDDMLLRTHARILEMQTSAQLTLRHARELLLPLREEARRHNAVTRGAALALSAIRRKGIDAVPQAAMPMFTRPQSTFLGSASQVEAYVYALARFEPKPARFPKAHKTQKGEAPRAPRTVREMLERCEDALPMPDLMTWLLEQEPDGATDELLYWFSRLSREKRFKRERLERRDYHTHEHQVSLRSFALLLARDTAAEDSASIPNAS; via the coding sequence ATGATCGAACCCAAGCGCGTCTTGCGCGCCCTCGCTGAACACTGGGCACTTCTGGAGCCACTGTGCGAGCACTTCGACCAAGGCACCCTAAGCCTCAACGAACTGCGTTCACAGCTGGCCGCCCAGCAACTGGACAGTACCCCGCAGGACATCACCAGCCTGCTGGACGTGTGGATTCGCCTCGACATTCTGGTGCCCGTGGCGAAAAGCCCGAACCGTTTCGAGCTCAATGCGCAGATCCACGACTTTCTCGCCTACCTGCGCCGTGAGCACCGCCTGGGCCTGTGCCTGGAAATCGAAGCGTATCTGCGCCATCTCGAACGGCTGGCCGGTTACATCCAGGACGCCTTCGACATCCGCGACGGCCACGACCTGGCGCGCCAATTGCGTCTGCTCGACATGCGCGTACGCGATGTCCTGAAGAAACTCGCCAACGACGAACAGGCCCTGGTGGCCGTCGCCGAGCGCGCAAAAACCAGCGACCGGCAGATCCCGCTGCGTCAGCGCTATGCCGAAGTGCTGGCGACCTGGGACGAATACGTCGAGCCGATGATTCAACTGGTGAACGCCGACGGCGCCTTTGAACAAGGCGTGCGCAAGGTCGAGAACGTTCTGTTGAAGATGCTCACCGAACAGCAGCGCCTCGGCCATCTGGTCGACGACGACATGCTGCTGCGCACCCACGCGCGCATCCTCGAAATGCAGACCAGCGCCCAGCTCACCTTGCGTCACGCCCGGGAATTGCTGCTGCCGTTGCGTGAAGAAGCGCGCCGTCACAATGCCGTGACCCGTGGCGCGGCGCTGGCTCTGTCGGCCATCCGTCGCAAAGGCATCGATGCAGTGCCGCAAGCCGCGATGCCGATGTTCACGCGACCGCAAAGCACCTTCCTCGGTAGCGCCAGTCAGGTTGAAGCCTACGTGTATGCCCTGGCCCGTTTCGAGCCAAAACCGGCGCGCTTCCCCAAGGCCCACAAGACCCAGAAAGGCGAAGCCCCGCGCGCGCCACGCACGGTTCGGGAAATGCTCGAACGCTGCGAAGACGCACTGCCGATGCCGGACCTGATGACCTGGCTGCTGGAGCAGGAACCGGACGGCGCCACCGACGAATTGCTGTATTGGTTCTCGCGCCTGTCGCGGGAAAAACGCTTCAAACGCGAGCGTCTGGAACGCCGTGATTACCACACTCATGAGCATCAGGTCAGCCTGCGCTCCTTCGCCCTGCTCTTGGCCCGCGACACCGCCGCCGAGGATTCTGCGAGCATCCCAAATGCATCTTGA
- a CDS encoding energy transducer TonB translates to MQVVNWLPRTELPFAAPSRPELLEAPEPLVVAPVVPATVAEAPVEPVVKPAERVKIEVPRPSLASTRTNAKAEEEAAPVVTKAPVVPPPRFALQLLRAGRCLLLVELPTGETFQTRDPAYMLLKDMLRAAGLPDSPQIVGEPVRWPLLVRGTMDQGPEAARDFVQGFLSARLEDAPCVCLWLIGLPAVRFAGEANAESFNRELQVEGLGSVWALPGLELLMEEPQRKADVWQAMRRLMARWKESNE, encoded by the coding sequence ATGCAGGTGGTCAACTGGCTGCCGCGCACCGAATTGCCCTTTGCCGCGCCCTCGCGCCCCGAACTGCTGGAGGCACCAGAGCCGTTGGTCGTCGCCCCGGTGGTGCCGGCGACCGTGGCTGAGGCACCCGTAGAACCGGTGGTCAAACCCGCCGAGCGGGTGAAAATTGAGGTGCCGCGGCCATCGCTGGCCAGCACGCGCACCAACGCCAAGGCCGAAGAAGAAGCCGCACCGGTGGTGACCAAGGCGCCCGTCGTGCCGCCGCCGCGTTTTGCCCTGCAATTGCTGCGGGCCGGGCGTTGCCTGCTGCTGGTGGAGTTACCCACAGGCGAAACCTTCCAGACCCGCGATCCCGCCTACATGTTGCTCAAGGACATGCTGCGTGCCGCCGGTCTGCCGGACAGCCCGCAGATTGTCGGCGAGCCGGTGCGCTGGCCGCTGTTGGTCCGCGGCACCATGGACCAGGGCCCGGAAGCGGCGCGCGACTTCGTCCAGGGCTTTCTTTCGGCCCGGCTCGAAGACGCCCCGTGCGTGTGTCTATGGCTGATCGGCCTGCCGGCGGTGCGGTTTGCCGGTGAAGCGAACGCCGAATCCTTCAACCGTGAACTCCAGGTCGAAGGCCTGGGCTCGGTCTGGGCCCTGCCGGGCCTGGAATTATTAATGGAAGAGCCACAGCGTAAGGCTGATGTCTGGCAAGCCATGCGTCGGCTGATGGCGCGCTGGAAAGAATCGAATGAGTGA
- the rimI gene encoding ribosomal protein S18-alanine N-acetyltransferase — protein sequence MSDAVSFRPMTEADMDAVLKIEYAAYSHPWTRGIFLDGLGKYQIWLMFEGSQQVGHGVVQIILDEAHLLNITVKPENQGRGLGLTLLEHLMSRAYDAKARECFLEVRDSNRGAFKLYERYGFNEIGRRRDYYPAVGGREDAVVMACTLVD from the coding sequence ATGAGTGACGCTGTATCGTTCCGCCCGATGACCGAGGCGGACATGGACGCTGTACTGAAGATCGAATACGCGGCCTATAGCCATCCGTGGACCCGCGGGATTTTTCTCGACGGCCTGGGCAAGTACCAGATCTGGCTGATGTTCGAAGGTTCGCAGCAGGTTGGCCACGGGGTGGTGCAGATCATTCTTGATGAAGCGCACCTGCTGAACATCACCGTCAAACCGGAGAATCAGGGCCGAGGCCTGGGTTTGACGTTGCTGGAGCATTTGATGTCCCGGGCGTATGACGCCAAGGCGCGGGAATGTTTCCTGGAAGTGCGCGACAGTAACCGTGGGGCCTTCAAGCTGTATGAGCGATATGGGTTTAACGAGATTGGTCGGCGCCGGGATTACTACCCGGCGGTAGGCGGCCGGGAAGATGCCGTCGTCATGGCCTGTACCCTGGTCGATTGA
- a CDS encoding serine kinase/phosphatase, with product MTESRRPYDAVQPEPIDDNEDRMGSMHELDFDEEEPSAKIGDELPENERERLMPKERVREAGMTGASTDDHESTDDDMSPETLIREDGSRDAHEAGEGDQADWDLSIVDEDDIGGGNGLDEAELAKRDPIDGNR from the coding sequence ATGACTGAATCACGACGTCCGTATGATGCGGTGCAACCCGAGCCCATCGACGACAATGAAGACCGCATGGGCTCGATGCATGAGCTGGATTTCGACGAGGAAGAACCGAGCGCCAAAATCGGTGACGAGCTGCCGGAAAATGAACGCGAACGCCTGATGCCCAAGGAGCGAGTGCGCGAAGCCGGCATGACCGGGGCCTCGACCGATGACCATGAGTCCACCGACGATGACATGAGCCCGGAAACCCTGATTCGCGAAGACGGCTCGCGGGATGCCCACGAAGCGGGCGAAGGCGATCAGGCCGACTGGGATTTGAGCATCGTCGATGAAGACGACATTGGCGGGGGTAATGGTCTGGATGAGGCAGAGTTGGCAAAGCGCGATCCGATTGACGGCAATCGTTGA
- the can gene encoding carbonate dehydratase, which yields MNELQDLIDNNERWADAITKEDPDFFAKLARQQTPEYLWIGCSDARVPANEIVGMLPGDLFVHRNVANVVLHTDLNCLSVIQYAVDVLKVKHILVTGHYGCGGVRASMQDRQLGLIDGWLRSIRDLYYEKREELAKLPTEEERVDRLCELNVVQQVANVGHTSIVQNAWHRGQSLSIHGCIYGIKDGRWKSLNATISGFEQLPPQYRLRPVGAL from the coding sequence ATGAACGAATTACAAGATCTGATTGATAACAACGAACGCTGGGCTGACGCGATCACCAAAGAAGATCCTGATTTCTTCGCCAAACTGGCCCGCCAGCAAACCCCGGAATACCTGTGGATCGGTTGCTCCGACGCCCGGGTGCCGGCGAACGAGATCGTAGGGATGCTGCCCGGCGACCTGTTTGTGCACCGTAACGTGGCCAACGTGGTGCTGCACACCGACCTCAATTGCCTGTCGGTGATTCAGTACGCGGTGGATGTGCTCAAGGTCAAACACATCCTGGTCACTGGCCACTACGGCTGTGGCGGCGTGCGGGCATCGATGCAGGACCGCCAGTTGGGCCTGATTGATGGCTGGCTGCGCTCGATTCGCGATCTCTATTATGAAAAGCGCGAAGAGCTGGCCAAGTTGCCCACCGAAGAAGAACGGGTCGACCGCCTCTGCGAGCTGAACGTGGTCCAGCAAGTGGCCAACGTCGGCCACACCAGTATTGTGCAAAACGCCTGGCATCGTGGGCAGAGCCTGTCGATCCACGGTTGCATCTACGGCATCAAGGACGGTCGCTGGAAAAGCCTGAACGCCACCATCAGCGGTTTCGAGCAACTGCCGCCGCAGTATCGCTTGCGTCCGGTTGGGGCGTTGTAA
- a CDS encoding SET domain-containing protein-lysine N-methyltransferase, giving the protein MKAQALHESRKPPTDGIYPFTELPVRLGFPAKADFDIIYDAHGSPRAVAARRSFPRISRICRASGHLLPYRCRHTRQLAPGIHVYDPRFCGLLRHSCDPNVFLDMSELWLWALKDINSGDRLTMDYASTEDKLRRQFACQCGSAECRGWITGYDEPPNADGQLFLQHWRRRSLC; this is encoded by the coding sequence ATGAAAGCCCAAGCGCTGCATGAATCCCGTAAGCCACCCACGGACGGCATCTACCCTTTCACAGAGTTGCCCGTTCGCCTTGGATTTCCTGCCAAGGCCGATTTCGACATCATCTACGATGCCCATGGCTCGCCCCGAGCCGTCGCGGCACGCCGGTCATTTCCCCGCATCAGCCGCATTTGCCGCGCTTCAGGGCATTTGCTGCCTTATCGCTGTCGGCATACACGGCAACTGGCACCCGGCATCCACGTCTACGACCCGCGCTTTTGCGGGCTGCTGCGTCACTCCTGCGACCCGAACGTATTTCTCGACATGAGCGAGCTGTGGTTATGGGCGCTGAAGGACATCAACAGCGGCGACCGCCTGACCATGGATTACGCGAGTACCGAAGACAAACTGCGGCGCCAGTTCGCTTGTCAGTGCGGCTCGGCAGAGTGTCGCGGCTGGATCACCGGCTACGATGAACCGCCGAACGCCGACGGCCAGTTGTTTTTGCAACACTGGCGTCGGCGAAGCCTGTGCTGA
- a CDS encoding acid phosphatase, whose translation MNDEKDGNDIPSPETDQPADTSRRRFLGGVAVLGVGATLSACGTKDNEPGKPVERPLTPAELDKALHENVKNVVVIYGENRSFNNLFADFPGIEKPLSALKPEDYQQRDRDGSLLSTLPPVWGGLNQVGPQTLDGVIYPAGTQFQEHLPNIPYALKGPQGEDLPLSLVTRDLWHVFYQNQMQINGGKNDRFVAWADSGGLTFGHYAQTRYSLRLWDVAREFVLCDNFFQGAFGGSYLNHQYLISAQVPFYPDAANSIAKPQIATLQSDDPTDNRLKPLDASPASAMTGPPQFGPSLLTPDGYAVNTMAPPYWPTWIRDPERPDYAKPLPSVLVPQTHEHIGDKLSKKNVDWAWYGGAWQATIDEYKDSGAIPKIPNFQYHHQPFNYFKRQGPENPAERAKRLRDGGLGDESSTNKFLADAEAGKLPAVTFYKPQGNLNMHAGYADIASGDRHIVRALKVLQQSPQWKNMVVVITVDENGGWWDHVAPPKGDRWGPGTRIPALVISPFSRKGTVDHTVYDTASILRLITRTFGLETLDGIKMRDDAMIARGQKPMGDLTNALHFSG comes from the coding sequence ATGAACGACGAAAAAGATGGAAACGACATCCCCTCCCCTGAAACCGATCAACCCGCCGATACCAGTCGCCGCCGCTTTCTCGGTGGTGTTGCGGTATTGGGTGTCGGGGCGACCCTGAGCGCCTGCGGCACTAAAGACAACGAGCCCGGCAAACCGGTCGAGCGTCCGCTGACACCCGCCGAGCTGGATAAAGCCCTGCACGAAAACGTGAAAAACGTGGTGGTGATCTACGGTGAAAACCGCAGTTTCAACAACTTGTTTGCGGATTTCCCGGGGATCGAAAAACCGCTGTCGGCCCTCAAGCCTGAGGATTACCAGCAACGGGACCGCGACGGCAGCCTGCTCTCGACCCTGCCACCGGTTTGGGGCGGTTTGAATCAGGTTGGCCCGCAAACCCTCGATGGCGTGATCTATCCCGCTGGCACGCAATTCCAGGAACACTTGCCCAATATCCCCTACGCCCTCAAAGGCCCGCAAGGCGAAGACTTGCCGCTGAGCCTGGTGACCCGCGATCTGTGGCATGTGTTCTATCAGAATCAGATGCAAATCAATGGTGGCAAGAATGACCGTTTTGTCGCCTGGGCCGACTCCGGAGGCCTGACTTTCGGCCACTACGCCCAAACCCGCTATTCATTGCGCTTGTGGGATGTCGCCCGGGAATTCGTGCTCTGCGATAACTTCTTCCAGGGCGCTTTCGGCGGCTCGTATCTGAACCATCAATACCTGATCAGCGCGCAGGTGCCGTTCTACCCCGATGCCGCAAACTCGATCGCCAAGCCACAGATCGCCACGCTGCAAAGCGATGACCCGACCGACAACCGTCTCAAGCCATTGGACGCCTCGCCCGCCAGCGCCATGACCGGCCCGCCGCAGTTCGGCCCAAGCCTGCTGACACCTGATGGCTACGCGGTGAACACCATGGCGCCACCGTACTGGCCGACCTGGATTCGCGACCCCGAGCGCCCGGACTACGCCAAGCCGTTGCCTAGCGTGCTGGTGCCGCAAACCCATGAACACATCGGCGACAAGCTGTCGAAAAAGAACGTCGACTGGGCCTGGTACGGCGGCGCCTGGCAAGCGACGATCGATGAGTACAAGGATTCGGGGGCCATTCCGAAAATCCCGAATTTCCAGTACCACCATCAGCCGTTCAACTACTTCAAGCGCCAAGGCCCGGAAAACCCGGCCGAGCGCGCCAAGCGTCTGCGCGACGGTGGCCTGGGCGATGAGTCGAGCACCAACAAGTTCCTGGCCGACGCCGAGGCCGGCAAGCTGCCGGCGGTGACGTTCTACAAACCCCAGGGCAACCTGAACATGCACGCCGGGTACGCCGACATCGCCTCGGGTGACCGGCATATCGTTCGCGCGCTGAAAGTGCTGCAGCAAAGTCCACAATGGAAAAACATGGTGGTGGTGATCACCGTCGACGAAAACGGCGGCTGGTGGGACCACGTGGCACCGCCCAAGGGTGATCGCTGGGGCCCGGGAACACGGATTCCGGCGCTGGTGATTTCGCCGTTTTCGCGCAAGGGCACGGTGGATCACACGGTGTATGACACCGCTTCGATCCTGCGGCTGATCACGCGCACCTTTGGCCTGGAAACCCTCGACGGGATCAAAATGCGTGATGACGCGATGATTGCCCGTGGGCAAAAGCCGATGGGGGATTTGACCAATGCCCTGCATTTTTCGGGTTGA
- a CDS encoding short-chain fatty acid transporter, whose protein sequence is MAADIDDSRYARFALRCSGFAERWFPDSWVFAALAVIIVALATLAMGAKPTDAAMAFGDGFWSLIPFTMQMAFVVIGGYVVASSPPAVKLIDRLARIPKNGRSAVAWVALISMVASLLNWGLSLVFGGLLVRALARRTDLKMDYRAAGAAAYLGLGAVWALGLSSSAAQLQANPASLPPSILSITGVIPFTQTIFLWQSGVLLLALIVVSLIIAYATAPGPNSARDAKACGIDPSFNLPPLQPRTRPGEWLEHSPLLTILLVLLAGGWLFHEFSTKPAISAISGLNTYNFLFIMLGALLHWRPRSFLDAVSRAVPTTTGVLIQFPLYGSIAALMTTVKGTDAQTLAHHISTFFVQIASHDTYALLMGVYSAILGFFIPSGGGKWIIEAPYVMQVATDLNYHLGWAVQIYNAAEALPNLINPFYMLPLLGVLGLKARDLIGFSFVQLLVHTPLVLFLLWALGTTLVYTAPVMP, encoded by the coding sequence GTGGCCGCTGATATCGACGATAGCCGCTATGCCCGCTTTGCCCTGCGCTGCTCAGGTTTTGCCGAACGCTGGTTCCCTGATTCCTGGGTGTTCGCCGCCCTGGCGGTGATCATCGTGGCCCTGGCGACCCTGGCCATGGGCGCCAAACCCACCGACGCCGCCATGGCCTTCGGTGACGGGTTCTGGAGTTTGATTCCGTTCACCATGCAAATGGCGTTCGTGGTGATTGGCGGTTATGTGGTCGCCAGTTCGCCGCCAGCGGTGAAGCTGATCGATCGCCTGGCGCGGATCCCGAAAAACGGTCGCTCCGCCGTGGCCTGGGTCGCATTGATTTCGATGGTCGCCTCGTTGCTGAACTGGGGTTTGTCGCTGGTTTTCGGTGGTTTGCTGGTGCGCGCCCTCGCCCGCCGCACCGATCTGAAAATGGATTACCGCGCCGCCGGTGCCGCTGCGTATCTGGGCCTGGGCGCCGTTTGGGCGTTGGGGTTGTCGTCGTCCGCCGCGCAATTGCAGGCCAACCCGGCCAGTTTGCCGCCGTCGATTCTGTCGATCACCGGCGTCATCCCGTTCACTCAAACGATCTTTCTCTGGCAGTCCGGCGTGCTGCTGCTGGCGCTGATCGTGGTCTCGCTGATCATCGCCTACGCCACCGCCCCCGGCCCGAACAGCGCGCGCGATGCCAAGGCTTGCGGGATCGACCCGAGTTTCAACCTGCCACCGCTGCAACCGCGCACCCGCCCCGGCGAATGGCTGGAACACAGCCCGTTACTGACGATTCTGCTGGTACTGTTGGCCGGCGGCTGGCTGTTCCATGAGTTCTCGACCAAACCGGCGATCAGCGCGATCTCCGGGCTGAACACCTACAACTTCCTCTTCATCATGCTCGGCGCCCTGTTGCACTGGCGCCCGCGCAGCTTCCTCGACGCGGTGTCCCGCGCGGTGCCGACCACCACCGGCGTGCTGATCCAGTTCCCGCTGTACGGCTCGATTGCCGCGCTGATGACCACCGTCAAAGGCACCGATGCCCAGACCCTGGCCCACCACATCTCGACCTTCTTCGTACAAATCGCCTCCCACGACACCTACGCGCTGTTGATGGGCGTGTACTCGGCGATTCTCGGCTTTTTCATCCCGTCCGGCGGCGGTAAATGGATCATCGAAGCGCCGTACGTGATGCAAGTGGCCACTGATCTCAACTATCACTTGGGCTGGGCCGTGCAGATCTACAACGCCGCCGAAGCCCTGCCGAACCTGATCAACCCGTTCTACATGCTGCCGCTGCTGGGCGTACTCGGGTTGAAGGCGCGGGACTTGATCGGGTTTTCGTTCGTGCAGTTATTGGTGCATACGCCGCTGGTGCTGTTTCTGCTGTGGGCGTTGGGGACGACGCTGGTTTATACGGCGCCGGTGATGCCTTAA
- a CDS encoding aminotransferase-like domain-containing protein: MNKDSTFAYQAVYRYLVELIDSTRTEGEWKLPSLRQLALRLNVSVSTTKCAYALLEDEGRVFSRPKLGYFCRAGSTQLPTPAANLLDNVYAYARQPGMLALSSDAPSMLLSLENPLLMTERELSRQYPRSAVPLYQPFGEIELRTVLAERYTRSTAHYWRPEQVFIGADLRSVLDMSLAALNLRGTVALVESPCSWAILRQLHAADIRVIEVPLQIDGRFDLQQVHDLLQRETVALAVFSSTVSMPHGSLMPAADKQQLCDWLRARHIWLFENDSYGEFGFLPEQSRYRDFADPERLVVFSTFDKVIGSEAPFGYVLIRGQDAAMQRQCLDRAFRLSPIRQKALARLYGSRRIDRHAQVLRGLLQERMTQMTRLLQEHAADQFNVVAAAGGATLWAQSVYPVDMRRVFERLLAKGIVIAPGEMFSQQGLWRNCLRLSYTVDWSKDIGLAVKTLAEAIDQERQLTP; this comes from the coding sequence TTGAACAAGGACAGCACCTTCGCTTATCAGGCCGTGTATCGCTACCTGGTCGAGTTGATCGACTCGACCCGGACCGAGGGCGAGTGGAAACTGCCGTCATTGCGCCAGTTGGCGTTGCGCCTGAATGTCTCGGTATCCACCACCAAGTGTGCGTACGCCTTGCTTGAAGATGAGGGCCGCGTCTTTTCCCGGCCCAAGCTCGGGTACTTCTGCCGCGCCGGCTCGACGCAACTGCCGACACCGGCCGCCAACCTGCTCGACAACGTTTACGCCTACGCACGCCAGCCCGGCATGCTGGCGCTGAGCAGTGATGCGCCGTCGATGTTGCTGTCGCTGGAAAACCCGTTGTTGATGACCGAGCGCGAACTGTCGCGCCAATACCCGCGTTCGGCGGTGCCGTTGTATCAGCCATTCGGCGAGATCGAATTACGCACGGTGTTGGCTGAGCGCTACACCCGTTCGACCGCGCACTACTGGCGGCCGGAACAGGTGTTCATCGGCGCCGACCTGCGCAGTGTGCTGGACATGTCATTGGCCGCGCTGAACCTGCGAGGGACTGTGGCGTTGGTCGAGTCGCCGTGTTCCTGGGCGATATTGCGGCAGTTGCACGCGGCGGATATCCGGGTGATCGAGGTACCGCTGCAAATCGATGGCCGCTTTGACCTGCAGCAGGTTCACGACCTGTTGCAGCGTGAAACCGTAGCGCTGGCGGTGTTCTCATCGACCGTGAGCATGCCCCACGGCAGCCTGATGCCGGCCGCCGACAAACAACAGTTATGCGATTGGTTGAGGGCGCGGCATATCTGGCTGTTCGAAAACGACAGTTATGGCGAGTTCGGTTTCCTGCCCGAACAGTCGCGCTACCGGGATTTCGCCGACCCCGAGCGGCTGGTGGTGTTTTCCACCTTCGATAAAGTCATCGGTTCGGAAGCACCGTTCGGTTATGTGTTGATCCGAGGTCAGGACGCCGCGATGCAGCGCCAGTGCCTCGACCGTGCTTTTCGCCTGTCGCCGATCCGGCAAAAAGCGCTGGCGCGTTTGTATGGCTCGCGGCGAATCGATCGGCACGCGCAGGTGTTGCGCGGTCTGCTCCAGGAGCGCATGACGCAGATGACCCGCCTGCTCCAGGAGCACGCCGCCGACCAGTTCAACGTGGTGGCAGCGGCGGGGGGCGCAACATTGTGGGCGCAGTCGGTGTACCCGGTGGACATGCGCCGGGTGTTCGAGCGCCTGTTGGCCAAAGGCATCGTGATTGCCCCCGGCGAGATGTTCAGTCAACAGGGTTTGTGGCGCAATTGCCTGCGCCTGAGCTACACCGTGGACTGGAGCAAGGACATCGGCCTGGCCGTGAAGACCCTGGCCGAGGCCATAGACCAGGAGCGTCAGCTTACGCCGTAG